A part of Synergistaceae bacterium genomic DNA contains:
- a CDS encoding spermidine synthase (catalyzes the formation of spermidine from putrescine and S-adenosylmethioninamine), producing the protein HIPQGMWTYTVGSKAHDPAVVRRTAPAGTKYYTEEIHRGAFVIPPFLVDLLKK; encoded by the coding sequence CACATACCCCAGGGCATGTGGACCTATACCGTGGGCTCGAAGGCACACGATCCGGCCGTCGTCAGGAGGACCGCGCCCGCAGGCACGAAGTACTACACCGAGGAAATACACAGGGGAGCCTTCGTCATACCCCCCTTCCTCGTAGATCTGCTGAAAAAGTAA
- the arcC gene encoding carbamate kinase, whose translation MRVIIALGGNAILQRGQKGLASEQRENVQKTVDQIVRMIGAGHEVVVTHGNGPQVGAILIQNELGSSSVPAMPMDICGAQSQGLIGYMFCQSIENTLKAEGIEGHAPACLVTRVEVDPSDPAFANPTKPVGPFYTEEAAKKRAAETGETWIDDAGRGWRRVVPSPDPKSIVEADSINALLDKGFTVVASGGGGIPVIRGKDGLWEGIEAVIDKDLAGERLAAAVNADLLMILTDVPKVAINYNTPDQKWLDTLALSEMEELERKGHFKAGSMGPKVNAALRFVRNGGERAVIASLEEALEALEGKKGTQIVRD comes from the coding sequence ATGAGAGTAATCATCGCCCTGGGCGGCAACGCGATTCTTCAGAGGGGGCAGAAGGGACTCGCCTCCGAGCAGAGGGAGAACGTCCAGAAGACGGTCGACCAGATAGTCCGCATGATAGGAGCGGGCCACGAGGTGGTCGTAACTCACGGCAACGGTCCGCAAGTCGGCGCCATACTTATTCAGAACGAACTCGGGTCCTCCTCCGTCCCGGCCATGCCGATGGACATATGCGGCGCCCAGAGCCAGGGCCTTATCGGCTACATGTTCTGCCAGAGCATCGAGAATACGCTGAAGGCGGAGGGCATCGAAGGACACGCGCCCGCATGCCTGGTAACGAGGGTGGAGGTCGATCCCTCCGACCCGGCGTTCGCCAACCCGACCAAGCCGGTCGGCCCCTTCTACACGGAGGAGGCCGCGAAGAAGCGAGCGGCGGAGACCGGCGAGACTTGGATCGACGACGCCGGTCGCGGGTGGCGGAGGGTTGTTCCGTCGCCGGATCCGAAGTCTATAGTGGAGGCGGATTCGATCAACGCCCTGCTGGATAAAGGCTTCACTGTCGTGGCCTCGGGTGGCGGCGGCATACCCGTGATACGAGGGAAGGATGGGCTATGGGAGGGGATCGAGGCGGTCATAGACAAGGACCTCGCAGGCGAGCGCCTGGCGGCGGCGGTAAACGCCGACCTCCTGATGATACTGACCGACGTGCCGAAGGTCGCCATCAACTACAACACCCCGGATCAGAAATGGCTTGACACCCTTGCCCTCTCCGAGATGGAGGAGCTGGAGAGGAAGGGTCACTTCAAGGCCGGCTCCATGGGGCCGAAGGTGAACGCTGCCCTGCGCTTCGTCAGGAACGGTGGGGAGAGA